One stretch of Patescibacteria group bacterium DNA includes these proteins:
- a CDS encoding DUF4105 domain-containing protein — MTIILLSILFISSLLYFKKPKHNRDWRPEQSKLPIATIDGDEIFIKNIRNCSYKSENDVELDYYDKKFSLKKIKSIDLIIQPFKKMSFMSHIFLSFGFEGGEYISVSVEARRKNKKSFSIFGGFFRMFEIIYIIADEKDIMRLRPLHHKDNVYIYPLKIKKSKIKNIFLDILKRVNRIEGKSEFYNTLTNSCVTNILDHMKENGVVGIPSSWRFYIPSKIDKLLYKTKLLKTKLPFNSFKENHRINDRAEKYKDDADYSAKIRS; from the coding sequence ATGACTATAATACTTTTATCAATTTTATTTATAAGCTCCCTTCTCTATTTTAAGAAACCAAAACACAACAGAGATTGGAGACCAGAGCAAAGCAAGTTACCAATTGCGACTATTGATGGTGATGAAATTTTTATAAAAAATATCAGAAATTGTTCTTATAAAAGTGAGAATGATGTTGAACTAGATTATTATGATAAAAAATTTAGTTTAAAAAAAATAAAATCAATTGATCTTATAATACAGCCATTCAAAAAAATGTCTTTTATGTCTCACATATTTTTAAGCTTTGGTTTTGAAGGAGGAGAATATATTTCTGTTTCTGTGGAAGCCCGCAGAAAAAATAAAAAAAGTTTTTCTATTTTTGGTGGTTTTTTCAGGATGTTTGAAATAATTTATATTATTGCAGACGAAAAAGACATTATGAGACTTCGGCCACTTCATCATAAAGATAATGTTTATATTTACCCTCTGAAAATAAAAAAATCAAAAATCAAAAACATATTTCTAGATATTCTTAAAAGAGTAAACAGGATAGAAGGGAAGTCAGAATTCTATAATACTTTGACTAATTCATGTGTAACAAACATTCTTGATCACATGAAAGAGAATGGGGTTGTCGGTATTCCAAGTAGTTGGAGATTTTACATCCCGTCAAAAATTGATAAGTTGCTTTATAAAACGAAGCTATTGAAAACAAAACTTCCATTCAATAGTTTTAAAGAAAATCATCGAATAAATGATAGG